One window of the Planktothrix sp. FACHB-1365 genome contains the following:
- a CDS encoding DNA methyltransferase has protein sequence MLSTVKQRPEYTFKHNQNLGRHGWLRLTPAYGVKLVEKLLTSVEPDAMILDPFSGTGTTGLVAAEQGKQPILFDINPFLVWLGTAKCRNYSKAEITDIRNRIKLAFKDYKALINQDNWIPAIFNIERWWSRHTLKLLTALRTALVNYFGEPENNHYSLVWIAFCRLIIETSSASFNHVSMSLQETVNQFDIEYTEELFLTILEFILKTAETNISGMITIIETDSKTLKRSSKFILYYW, from the coding sequence ATGTTATCAACTGTAAAACAAAGACCGGAATATACCTTTAAACATAATCAGAATTTAGGACGACACGGATGGTTACGTCTGACTCCTGCCTATGGTGTAAAATTAGTTGAAAAGCTTTTAACTTCTGTTGAACCAGACGCAATGATTCTTGATCCCTTTTCCGGTACAGGAACGACAGGACTTGTAGCGGCAGAACAGGGAAAACAGCCAATTTTATTTGATATTAATCCGTTTTTAGTTTGGTTAGGAACTGCCAAATGTAGAAACTATTCTAAGGCTGAAATAACAGATATCAGGAACAGAATAAAACTTGCTTTTAAGGATTATAAAGCTTTAATTAATCAAGACAATTGGATACCCGCTATATTTAATATTGAAAGATGGTGGTCTAGGCATACCCTAAAATTACTCACAGCTTTGCGAACCGCTTTAGTCAATTATTTTGGTGAACCCGAAAATAATCATTATAGTTTAGTGTGGATTGCTTTTTGCCGTCTGATTATCGAAACTTCTTCCGCCTCGTTTAACCATGTTTCTATGTCATTACAGGAAACAGTTAACCAGTTTGATATAGAATATACTGAAGAATTATTTCTGACTATTCTTGAGTTTATTTTAAAAACAGCAGAAACCAATATTTCAGGGATGATAACTATTATTGAGACAGATTCTAAAACTCTAAAAAGATCAAGCAAATTTATATTATATTATTGGTAA
- a CDS encoding NAD(+) kinase, whose protein sequence is MEIKQVIIAHKARDPLSQRWAEQYAKYLEKQGCHVLMGPSGAKDNPYPVFLASSSIPIDLAIVLGGDGTALAAARHLAPEGIPILAANIGGHLGFLTEYFEDVQNTEAVIDRLFEDRYAVQSRVMLQATVYEGNRTNLEPVSDRFLALNEMCIKPASAYRMPTSFLEMEVDGEIVDQYQGDGLIVGTPSGSTCYNTSAGGPILHPGMAAITVTPICPLSLSSRPIVLPPGSVVSVWPLADPEHDTKLWMDGVLATSVWPGQRVDVSMANCEAKFIILRENYSFYQTLREKLQWAGARIRHINNHRN, encoded by the coding sequence GTGGAAATTAAACAGGTGATTATCGCGCATAAAGCTAGAGATCCGTTAAGCCAACGCTGGGCGGAACAATATGCTAAATATTTAGAAAAGCAGGGATGTCATGTATTAATGGGGCCAAGTGGGGCTAAAGATAACCCTTATCCTGTTTTTCTCGCTTCTAGTAGCATTCCCATCGATTTAGCCATTGTATTAGGTGGAGATGGAACAGCCTTAGCCGCCGCCCGACATTTAGCCCCGGAAGGAATTCCCATTTTAGCAGCTAATATAGGGGGACATTTAGGATTTTTAACTGAGTATTTTGAAGATGTTCAAAATACGGAAGCGGTCATTGATCGACTGTTTGAAGATCGTTATGCTGTGCAAAGTCGGGTGATGTTACAAGCGACTGTTTATGAAGGAAATCGAACCAATTTAGAACCCGTTAGTGATCGCTTTTTAGCCTTAAATGAAATGTGTATTAAACCTGCTTCTGCCTATCGAATGCCCACATCATTTTTAGAGATGGAAGTGGATGGAGAAATCGTTGATCAATATCAAGGGGATGGTTTAATTGTAGGAACTCCAAGCGGTTCCACTTGTTATAATACATCCGCCGGAGGGCCGATTTTACACCCTGGAATGGCGGCTATTACGGTTACTCCCATTTGTCCCTTAAGTTTATCCAGTCGTCCCATCGTTTTACCTCCCGGTTCAGTTGTTAGCGTTTGGCCGTTAGCTGACCCCGAACATGATACTAAACTCTGGATGGATGGGGTATTAGCAACCTCGGTTTGGCCCGGTCAACGAGTGGATGTTTCTATGGCAAATTGTGAGGCAAAATTTATTATTCTGCGGGAAAATTATTCGTTTTATCAAACTTTAAGGGAAAAATTACAATGGGCTGGAGCAAGAATTCGCCATATTAATAATCATCGGAATTGA
- a CDS encoding Uma2 family endonuclease, with protein sequence MVQLKSAEIIYPEGDGKPMADNTKQFRWIVVIEQNLEQLYANDPNVFIAGDLFWYPVEGRNTIVQAPDVMIALGRPKGDRRSYKQWQEEGIAPQVVFEILSPCNSPTDMDKKLLFYDRYGVEEYYIYDPDTNQFKGWLRREMGLDIIEEINDWVSPRLGIRFDLSGEELQIYRPDGNPFLSYHEVSEQLEQERQRAEDAQQRLAEMETLLQQYRDRFGNLPDQQ encoded by the coding sequence ATGGTTCAACTCAAATCTGCCGAGATTATTTATCCAGAAGGTGACGGGAAACCAATGGCTGATAATACCAAACAATTTCGTTGGATTGTTGTAATTGAACAGAATTTAGAACAACTTTATGCCAATGATCCTAATGTATTTATAGCCGGCGATTTATTTTGGTATCCCGTTGAAGGACGAAATACGATTGTACAAGCACCGGATGTTATGATTGCTTTGGGTAGACCTAAAGGCGATCGCCGATCCTATAAACAATGGCAAGAAGAGGGTATTGCTCCTCAAGTTGTCTTTGAAATTCTTTCTCCTTGTAATTCCCCAACGGATATGGACAAAAAATTATTATTTTATGACCGTTATGGGGTAGAAGAATATTATATCTATGACCCGGATACGAATCAATTTAAAGGATGGTTACGCCGGGAAATGGGTTTAGATATCATTGAAGAAATTAACGATTGGGTGAGTCCTCGTTTAGGAATTCGCTTTGATTTATCGGGGGAAGAATTACAAATTTATCGTCCCGATGGCAATCCGTTTTTATCTTATCATGAAGTCAGTGAACAATTAGAACAAGAACGCCAACGGGCTGAAGATGCTCAACAACGATTAGCAGAAATGGAAACGTTATTGCAACAATACCGAGATCGTTTTGGGAATTTACCTGATCAACAATAG
- a CDS encoding DUF1574 domain-containing protein: MRSNGKHSLMIATVPFILLTVGCSSFKQSSQPPASSETAIAASIVPNSPKLDAKKILVGQENLSNQTVSKSQTCIEENHLDESMKFALQAANLAQTAKSKSEWDEVARLWLQAVAWMQAVPANSPKRVFAEKKVIEYMRNLAYSQQQAARSGSVAQFPSFDSEPLDQQLQLYLSYLSTFGRPDILIVGSSRALQGVDPAQMQQALAKKGYQNLRIFNFGVNGATAQVVDYILRKVLTPEQLPKLIIWADGVRAFNSGRIDRTYEAIIASQAHQKIAAGIRPQLAKAEPNSKTKCYQLPNSCKQKDNPKFQFETSSFIQNHDSSLAAISNDNTLSGYQNLFYRPSELNVSATLVSLDAIEANGFLPLSIRFNPKTYYQQKPYVSGAYDGDYRAFNLGGEQASAFDSVVAFVRSNNIQLVLVNLPLTDDYLDGTRWSAEVEFQEQMQQLSQEYGFIFIDLSEKALTQYNYFADPSHLNRYGASIVAQTIVANPSIPWPRARS, translated from the coding sequence ATGCGATCAAACGGTAAACATAGCTTAATGATCGCTACAGTTCCCTTTATTCTCTTAACGGTTGGGTGTTCATCATTCAAACAATCTTCTCAACCTCCTGCTTCTTCTGAGACTGCGATCGCAGCTTCTATTGTTCCCAATTCTCCGAAATTAGATGCAAAAAAAATATTAGTGGGGCAGGAAAATTTATCGAATCAAACTGTTTCTAAATCTCAAACTTGTATTGAAGAAAATCATTTAGATGAATCGATGAAATTTGCTTTACAAGCTGCTAATTTAGCACAAACTGCTAAATCTAAATCAGAATGGGATGAAGTTGCCCGGTTATGGTTACAAGCGGTGGCGTGGATGCAAGCGGTTCCTGCTAATAGTCCTAAACGAGTATTTGCTGAGAAAAAAGTGATTGAATATATGCGAAATTTAGCTTATTCTCAACAGCAAGCTGCACGTTCGGGTTCCGTTGCTCAGTTTCCCAGTTTTGATAGTGAACCGTTAGATCAACAATTACAATTATATTTATCTTATTTGAGTACCTTTGGTAGACCTGATATTTTAATTGTGGGAAGTTCTCGCGCCTTACAAGGGGTTGATCCGGCACAAATGCAGCAAGCGTTAGCTAAAAAAGGATATCAAAATTTAAGGATTTTTAACTTTGGGGTAAATGGTGCAACGGCGCAAGTCGTTGATTATATTTTGAGAAAAGTTTTAACCCCAGAACAACTGCCTAAATTAATCATTTGGGCGGATGGAGTGAGGGCGTTTAATAGTGGTCGAATTGATCGCACCTATGAGGCTATAATTGCCTCCCAAGCCCATCAAAAAATAGCGGCTGGTATTCGTCCCCAATTAGCTAAAGCTGAACCCAATTCTAAAACCAAATGTTATCAATTACCGAACTCTTGTAAACAGAAAGATAACCCTAAATTTCAGTTTGAAACCTCTAGTTTTATTCAAAATCATGATTCTAGTTTAGCTGCAATTTCTAATGATAATACTTTATCGGGCTATCAGAATTTATTCTATCGCCCTTCAGAATTGAATGTCTCTGCTACTCTGGTTTCTTTAGATGCAATTGAAGCCAATGGATTTTTACCTTTATCGATTCGGTTTAACCCCAAGACCTATTATCAGCAAAAACCTTATGTTTCTGGAGCTTATGATGGAGATTATCGAGCCTTTAATTTAGGAGGAGAACAAGCGAGTGCCTTTGATTCCGTTGTCGCTTTTGTTCGTTCTAATAATATTCAATTGGTGTTAGTGAACTTACCTCTCACGGATGATTATTTAGATGGCACTCGCTGGTCGGCTGAAGTTGAATTTCAAGAACAAATGCAACAGTTATCTCAAGAGTATGGTTTTATTTTTATTGATTTATCTGAAAAGGCATTAACTCAATATAATTATTTTGCCGATCCCAGTCATTTAAACCGTTATGGAGCGAGTATCGTTGCCCAAACAATTGTTGCTAACCCGTCTATTCCTTGGCCCCGTGCGAGATCTTAG